The following coding sequences lie in one Takifugu flavidus isolate HTHZ2018 chromosome 4, ASM371156v2, whole genome shotgun sequence genomic window:
- the LOC130523599 gene encoding uncharacterized protein LOC130523599 isoform X2, producing the protein MGQTQMLTERIHREYYRLTENTLQLAKMSKLLMAIELGTDSYKGKSLDEIDLSLEIASSEPSGDAGEGPSSAGIFNDDSSHEASDMDDVPKKKVKKTKHLSANPLHSLHQRKGGKRITEDSDEEDNSYVLELSKLPATDQRRPWSDKEKAAVWRQLGKSIILKKVPRKQLCQCNSGRTSSLSKNMERRKIPCLQQD; encoded by the exons ATGGGCCAAACCCAAATGCTTACCGAACGAATTCATCGTGAATATTACCGTCTAACCGAGAACACGCTCCAGCTCGCAAAAATGAGCAAGCTGCTCATGGCAATCGAGCTGGGGACAGACAGTTACAAAGGGAAATCTCTTGATGAGATTGATCTCAGTCTGGAAA TTGCTTCATCTGAACCATCGGGGGATGCCGGAGAAGGTCCCAGCTCTGCTGGGATCTTCAATGATGACTCTTCCCATGAAGCTTCAGACATGGATG ATGTGCCCaagaaaaaggtgaagaaaacTAAACACCTGTCTGCTAATCCTCTGCACAG CCTTCATCAAAGGAAAGGCGGCAAAAGGATAACCGAAGATTCAGATG AAGAAGACAACAGTTATGTTCTAGAACTGTCAAAATTGCCAG CTACAGACCAACGAAGACCTTGGAGTGACAAAGAAAAGGCAGCTGTCTGGAGACAGTTAGGAAAAagcataattttaaaaaaagttccCAGGAAACAATTGTGTCAATGCAATTCAGGCAGAACCAGTTCTCTGTCAAAGAACATGGAAAGACGTAAAATACCATGTTTACAACAGGATTGA
- the LOC130523599 gene encoding uncharacterized protein LOC130523599 isoform X1, which translates to MGQTQMLTERIHREYYRLTENTLQLAKMSKLLMAIELGTDSYKGKSLDEIDLSLEIASSEPSGDAGEGPSSAGIFNDDSSHEASDMDEGFITKLLNTIILPNSDVPKKKVKKTKHLSANPLHSLHQRKGGKRITEDSDEEDNSYVLELSKLPATDQRRPWSDKEKAAVWRQLGKSIILKKVPRKQLCQCNSGRTSSLSKNMERRKIPCLQQD; encoded by the exons ATGGGCCAAACCCAAATGCTTACCGAACGAATTCATCGTGAATATTACCGTCTAACCGAGAACACGCTCCAGCTCGCAAAAATGAGCAAGCTGCTCATGGCAATCGAGCTGGGGACAGACAGTTACAAAGGGAAATCTCTTGATGAGATTGATCTCAGTCTGGAAA TTGCTTCATCTGAACCATCGGGGGATGCCGGAGAAGGTCCCAGCTCTGCTGGGATCTTCAATGATGACTCTTCCCATGAAGCTTCAGACATGGATG AAGGATTTATAACAAAATTATTAAATACTATAATATTACCAAACTCAGATGTGCCCaagaaaaaggtgaagaaaacTAAACACCTGTCTGCTAATCCTCTGCACAG CCTTCATCAAAGGAAAGGCGGCAAAAGGATAACCGAAGATTCAGATG AAGAAGACAACAGTTATGTTCTAGAACTGTCAAAATTGCCAG CTACAGACCAACGAAGACCTTGGAGTGACAAAGAAAAGGCAGCTGTCTGGAGACAGTTAGGAAAAagcataattttaaaaaaagttccCAGGAAACAATTGTGTCAATGCAATTCAGGCAGAACCAGTTCTCTGTCAAAGAACATGGAAAGACGTAAAATACCATGTTTACAACAGGATTGA